The genomic stretch CGGGTCGGTGAAGCCGAGGACGGTCTCGCCCGGTGCCGTGACGAAACGCTGGGCGGCGATGTCGGTGGGCAGCGGGGGCAGGACCGAGACGGAGAGCTGGTTGCCCTCCTCGTCCCAGGCGAAGCGGTACTCCCGGCCGCGTCCCGACTTCGCGGTGAGCAGATGCTCGATCCGCGCGCGGGCCTCGGGCTCGCCGTCGGTGAAGTAGGCCGGGTAGCGGATCGTGAGGCTCGTGACACGCCCCGAGGCGTCGAACTCGTACGCCGGGAAGGCGCTCTCCCATTCACCGCCGTGGGAGTAGAGGGGAGCCGGGTCCTCCGCGGTCGAGAAGTACGGCACGAGGGCTTCGTACAGCGACTTCAGGCGTTCCGTCTGGGATTCGTCCGGGCCCTCGGGGGCTGGCTCGGTGCGGTCCCGGCCCTGCCAGGCTGCTGCCGCCATCAGGGTGATGACGGCGAGCAGCGGGCCGTACGGGACGAGCGCCACCACCAGGACCACCGAGGCCACCAGGAACAGCAGCGGCCCGCGCTTGTCCTTGGGGGTGTCCGCCCACTTGCGCCGCCCGGCCGAGGCCAGCCGGCGCAGTCCGCGGCTGATCGTGATCAGCGGATGCAGGACGTCGGTGGCACTGTCGGCCGCCGTCCGGGCCAGCTCCCGACTCCGGGCGATCTGCGCGCTGCCTGTGCTCAGGATGCGAGGAAGGGGACGCCGGGCCACTGCGGTCTCCTGACGGTGCGTACGGACGGGACGGTCGGGCTCAGAACTTGATGCCGCCGAGCAGGCTCGCCAGGCTCTCGCCGCCGGCCTTGATGCTCGGAGCGATCGCCGTACTGGCCAGGTAGAAGCCGAACAGGGCCGCGACCAGGGCGTGCGAGGCCTTGAGTCCGTCCTTCTTGAAAAAGAGGAAGACGATGATGCCGAGCAGGACCACGCCTGAGATGGACAGGATCATTTGAGTTCTCCTGGTTCGTGGGGACAGTCACCATGAGTACTTCCAGGCTCACAGGATGTATCCATACGATAAAAGGTGCAACTGGGTGAATTTCGGCGAATTTCCCCCACTCGGCGGAGGCGTCCTGGGCCGGATGAGCTGCGCTCTTGCGCCCGACCGGGTCCGCCGTGATCTTTACCTCGGGCACATCGGGTCATGTGCCCCGCGAGCCAGTACCCTGGCGATTCACCTGAACGGTTGTATGGAGAGGCGGTCCGGCGATGAGTGAAGTTCCCGACCCCGAGGTCGTGGAGCTGGCGACCAAGATCTTCGATCTGGCCCGGCAGGGTCGGACCGAGGCGCTCGTGGCGTACCTCGACGCGGGCGTTCCGGCCAACCTCACCAATGACCGGGGCGACTCCCTGGTGATGCTCGCCGCCTACCACGGCCACGCCGAGGCGGTGCGCGCACTGCTGGAGCGTGGCGCCGAGGCGGACCGGATCAACGACCGGGGCCAGACCCCGCTCGCGGGGGCCGTGTTCAAGGGTGAGACGGAAGTGATCAGGGTGCTTCTCGAGGCCGGTGCCGACCCCTCGGCGGGGACCCCGTCGGCCGTCGACACCGCTCGGATGTTCGCCAAGACGGAATTGCTCGAACTGTTCGGCGCGCACTGATCCGACCGCGCTGACCAGCCACAACACAGAAAACGGGGGAGGCGGTAAAGGGCCGCCGAAATTTCGGTCGCGGCAGATGGAACTGCCGAGTCATCATGACGTCGTGATTCACGGACGCGATGGCTGGGCAGGTGTTGCCGCACCGCGCGGACCGTGATGCGGTCCGCATGGGCCACCTACGAGAGGCAGAGGAAAATGGCTTACAGCAAGCAGGAAACGGCGGGCGCCCCGACGTGTTGTCACGCGGCCAGGTAGAGCACGTCCCCGGTTGCGTCGACGCTTGATGTGAGGCTGTTTCCCATGTTCGATCCGGTCATAGCGCCCAGCGGTACGCTGCTCGGCCTCCTCCAGAGGGGCCGTGGCGACGGTACGCTGCACGCGCTCACCGCCCCGCGCGCCGAAGCGCTCGCGGCCCTGAACCACTGCGTGCTGAGCGACCCCCGCCACGACTGGCAGGTGGAGAACCGCTCCCTTTACTACGCCCGGCTCTATCTCGACCTGAACGGCGAGCTGGACGAGATCGAGGCCCATCTCTTCGCCGTCGAGGACGTCTTCGACACCGAGGAGTCCCGTACCGGCCTTGCCCTGGCCGTCCTCGGTCACCTCGCCTCCTACGGCAGGCGCGACGCGCTCGCCCTGCTCCGCCGGTACGCCGCCACCGGCACCAACTGGGCCTGGGCCCTCGATGAACTGGCGCTGCGCGACGACGACGCCGCGCTGCGGGCCCTGGCCGCGCCGGTGCTGGCCCGCTTCGACACCGACGCCGAGGGCGAGGCCGAGCTGGCCGCCGCCGTACGCGACGCTTTTGAGCCACGGCCCTGGCGGCTGTGGGCCGAGGATCCGCGCGAATCGATCGCCACGCGCGTGCGTGCCGCTCAGGAGGCCGGCTGTTTCGACCGCTGGCAGCGGCAGATGCGGCCCTCCGGACCCCGCCCGGGGTGGAGCGTGCGGGCCGTCTTCGAGTGGGCCCAGCAAGGCGTCGACCGCGGCGCCGCGCTCCATGTGCCCGCCGCCCGCTGCCTCACCGCCGTCGCGGGCCCCGAGGACCGGCCGGAGATCGTCCAGGCCGCCAAGGACGGCACCGAGGGCGCCCGCTGCACGGCCCTGCGCTACCTCGCCGACAGCAATGACCCGGACGCCCTCGACCTGATCGAGGCCGCCGTGACCGCGGGGCCGCGGCCCGTCGTGGAGGCCGCCGTCGACGCATTCGAACGGATGTGCAGTGCCACCGGTGTCGACCGGGCCCGCGGCTGGGTCCACCGGCCCGATCCACTGGGCGCCGCCGCCGGGCGCATGCTCGCCTGCCGCGGCGAGGCCCAGGACAGCGATCTCGTCCTCGCGGCTCTGCGCGAGGCCGTCCGGGGCGAAGGCCCCGACGCCCCCACCCTGTGGACGCTCGTGGACGGCACCGGACGGCTCGGCATCGCCTGCGCAGCCCCCGTCCTGCGACATATCTACCGCGAGACCGCCTCCTCCCACCTACGCGGCCGGACCGCCCGCGCGCTGGCCGCCACCGATCCCTCCTTCCCCGCCGGATTCGCCGTCGAATGCCTCTGGGACTGCGAGGAGACCACCCGCGAGATCGCCGCACGGCACGCCGAGACGGGTGACAACCGCGTCGTGGAGCGACTGCGTCGGCTCGCCGCCGACCCGGCCGAGGAGGACGAGGTCCAGACCGCCGTTCGCAGCCGTATCGGCCCTGACGCGCCCACTGGGTGAACGAGGGGTGACCCGCGGGTCAGGCGGGCATGGACACTGCCTGACCTGCTCGGGTGTGCAGCGGAACGCTCATGGGACGTTCCCTGTTCGGAAAGATCCACGTTGACGCGGCCACGTCCAGCACGGCGACAACACCGGTATGCGTGTCGTCATCGTGACCGAATCCTTTCCCCCCGACGTGAACGGCGTGGCCCACTGCGCGCTCCAGACCGCCCGACACCTCGTCGATCGCGGTCACGCCCCCGTCGTCGTCGCCCCGGCCCCCGCCCCCGGGAGCAAGCTCGGTGCGCTCGCCGCGCCGTGCCCCGTCGTCCATGTCCCCTCCCTACCGCTCCCCGGCTACCCCCAGGTGCGCGTCGCTCTCCCCAGTCGGCGCCTGGCCTCGACGCTCATCGAGCACAACGCCGACATGGTCCACCTGGCCAGCCCCTTCGTCATCGGCGTCCGCGGCATGGCCGCCGCGGCCCGGCTCGGCATCCCCGCCGTCGCCGTCTACCAGACCGACCTGGCCGGATACGCCCGCACCTACATGGGCGCGGGCGAGGCAGCGGCCTGGCGGCGCATCCGCTCCGTCCACTCCGCCGCCGACCTCACTCTCGCCCCGTCCACTGCCTCCCTGAACGATCTGGAGGCGCACGGCGTTCCCCGGGTCAAGCTGTGGCCGCGCGGCGTGGACACCGTCCGCTTCCGCCCCGACCTGCGCGACGACGCCCTGCGCCGGGAACTCGCCCCCAACGGCGAGCTGATCGTCGGCTACGTCGGCCGGCTCGCCCCCGAGAAGCACATCGAGCTGCTCGCCGGGGCCTGCCGGCTGGACGGCGTCAAGCTCGTCGTCGTGGGCGACGGACCGAGCCGCCCGAACCTGGAGCAGGCGCTGCCCGGCGCCGTCTTCCTGGGCCGCCGCACCGGCGACGACCTCGCCCGGATCTTCGCCTCGCTGGACGTCTTCGCGCACACCGGGCCCTTCGAGACCTTCTGCCAGACCGTGCAGGAGGCCATGGCCAGCGGCGTGCCCGTCGTCGCGCCCGCCGTCGGCGGACCGCTGGACCTGGTCGCCCACGGGCACACCGGCCTGCTGTTCCCGGCAGGCGACGCCAACGCCGTACGCGAGGCGGTGGCGGCCCTTCAGGCGGACCCCGCGCTGCGTGCCGCGTACGGCTCCGCCGCGCGGGAGATGGTCGAGGGGCGCACCTGGGCGGCCGTCGGTGATCAGCTCATCGGCCACTACGCGGATGTGCTGGCCGGCCGCAGGGCGAAGGTGGCGGCGTGAGCGAGCCACTGCGCATCGTCCGGCTCGCGAACTTCGTCGCCCCCGCTTCCGGCGGGCTGCGCACGGCGCTGCGCGAACTCGGCAAGGGCTTCAAGGCGGCCGGGCACGAACCCGTGCTCATCGTGCCCGGCGAGCGCCACACCGACCAGGAGACCGAGCAGGGCCGCGTCATCACCCTGCCCGGACCGCTGCTGCCCGGAACCGGCGGCTACCGGGTCCTGACCGACAAGCGGCGCGTGGCCCGCCTCCTGGAGGAGCTGGCCCCGGACCGCCTGGAGGTGTCCGACCGTACGACCCTCAGGTGGACCGGCAAATGGGCACGACGCGCGCGTGTGCCCGCCGTGATGGTCTCCCACGAGACCGCCGACGGCGTCCTGCGCACCTGGGGCCTTTCCGAGGGCGCCGCCCGCCGTGCCGCCGACGCCCTCAACGTCCGTACCGCCCACACATACTCGCGCGTGGTGTGCACCACCGAGTTCGCCGAGCGGGAGTTCGTGCGGATCGGCGCCCGGAACGTCGTACGGGCCCCGCTCGGCGTCGATCTGGCGCAGCGGCACCCCGCGATGCGCGACGCGGGGCTGCGGGACCGGCACGCGCGCGTGGAGGAGGCGCTCCTCGTCACCTGTACCCGGCTGTCCGTGGAGAAGCGGCCCGGGACCGCGCTGGACGCGCTGGAGGCGCTGCTCGCCCGCGGGCGGCGGGCGGTGCTGGTGATCGCCGGGGACGGACCGCTGCGGCCGCGTCTGGAGCAGCGGGCGAAGGAGCGCGGGCTGCCGGTGACCTTCCTCGGGCATGTCTCCGACCGGGCCATGCTCGGGGCGCTCCAGGCGTCCGCGGACGTGTGCCTGGCACCGGGGCCCGCGGAGACCTTCGGGCTCGCCGCCCTGGAGGCGATGGCCTGCGGGACGCCGGTGGCGGTGAGCACGTCGTCCGCGCTGCCGGAGGTGATCGGCTCAGCCGGGGCCGTCGCCGCGGACCACGGTGAGGGCTTCGCCGACGCCGTGGAGCAACTCCTCGCGCTGCCCGAGGAGGAGCGGCGGGAGGCGGCACGCGCGCGTGCCGAGTGCTTCGGCTGGGACACGGCGGTCATGGCCTTCCTCACCGCGCACGACGCGCCCGTCCCCGGGCGGGATCGGGTGCCGGAGGGCGTCGTATGAGACCCCTGCGCTTCGTCGCCCTCGGGGACTCGCTGACCGAGGGCGTGGGGGATCCCGTCGGGGACGGGTGGCGCGGCTGGGCCGCGCTGCTCGCCGACGGGCTCGCCGAACAGCCCGTGGACTTCACCAACCTCGCCGTCAGCGGGGCGCAGACCCGGGACGTCCTGGAACGGCAACTGCCCGACGCGCTGGAGCTGCGCCCCGACGTGGTGTCCGTCGTCGTCGGCGTGAACGACACCCTGCGCTGCACCTTCGACATCCAGGCCG from Streptomyces davaonensis JCM 4913 encodes the following:
- a CDS encoding ankyrin repeat domain-containing protein, coding for MSEVPDPEVVELATKIFDLARQGRTEALVAYLDAGVPANLTNDRGDSLVMLAAYHGHAEAVRALLERGAEADRINDRGQTPLAGAVFKGETEVIRVLLEAGADPSAGTPSAVDTARMFAKTELLELFGAH
- a CDS encoding HEAT repeat domain-containing protein; the encoded protein is MFDPVIAPSGTLLGLLQRGRGDGTLHALTAPRAEALAALNHCVLSDPRHDWQVENRSLYYARLYLDLNGELDEIEAHLFAVEDVFDTEESRTGLALAVLGHLASYGRRDALALLRRYAATGTNWAWALDELALRDDDAALRALAAPVLARFDTDAEGEAELAAAVRDAFEPRPWRLWAEDPRESIATRVRAAQEAGCFDRWQRQMRPSGPRPGWSVRAVFEWAQQGVDRGAALHVPAARCLTAVAGPEDRPEIVQAAKDGTEGARCTALRYLADSNDPDALDLIEAAVTAGPRPVVEAAVDAFERMCSATGVDRARGWVHRPDPLGAAAGRMLACRGEAQDSDLVLAALREAVRGEGPDAPTLWTLVDGTGRLGIACAAPVLRHIYRETASSHLRGRTARALAATDPSFPAGFAVECLWDCEETTREIAARHAETGDNRVVERLRRLAADPAEEDEVQTAVRSRIGPDAPTG
- a CDS encoding glycosyltransferase family 4 protein, with the protein product MRVVIVTESFPPDVNGVAHCALQTARHLVDRGHAPVVVAPAPAPGSKLGALAAPCPVVHVPSLPLPGYPQVRVALPSRRLASTLIEHNADMVHLASPFVIGVRGMAAAARLGIPAVAVYQTDLAGYARTYMGAGEAAAWRRIRSVHSAADLTLAPSTASLNDLEAHGVPRVKLWPRGVDTVRFRPDLRDDALRRELAPNGELIVGYVGRLAPEKHIELLAGACRLDGVKLVVVGDGPSRPNLEQALPGAVFLGRRTGDDLARIFASLDVFAHTGPFETFCQTVQEAMASGVPVVAPAVGGPLDLVAHGHTGLLFPAGDANAVREAVAALQADPALRAAYGSAAREMVEGRTWAAVGDQLIGHYADVLAGRRAKVAA
- a CDS encoding glycosyltransferase, translated to MSEPLRIVRLANFVAPASGGLRTALRELGKGFKAAGHEPVLIVPGERHTDQETEQGRVITLPGPLLPGTGGYRVLTDKRRVARLLEELAPDRLEVSDRTTLRWTGKWARRARVPAVMVSHETADGVLRTWGLSEGAARRAADALNVRTAHTYSRVVCTTEFAEREFVRIGARNVVRAPLGVDLAQRHPAMRDAGLRDRHARVEEALLVTCTRLSVEKRPGTALDALEALLARGRRAVLVIAGDGPLRPRLEQRAKERGLPVTFLGHVSDRAMLGALQASADVCLAPGPAETFGLAALEAMACGTPVAVSTSSALPEVIGSAGAVAADHGEGFADAVEQLLALPEEERREAARARAECFGWDTAVMAFLTAHDAPVPGRDRVPEGVV